The Phocoena sinus isolate mPhoSin1 chromosome 8, mPhoSin1.pri, whole genome shotgun sequence nucleotide sequence CATGATGAACGGCCGGCCGGACCGAGTGCCCTTACAGTTCCTGCCGAATGAGGCCCGGAGCCTGCCGCCGCCCAAGCTAACCGACCCGCGGCTCTTCTACGTCGGCTTCTTGGGTTACTGCTCCGGCCTGATTGATAACGCGATCCGGCGGCGGCCGGTGGCGTCGGCCGGTGAGGGCTGCGCGGGCGGGATGgtctgggaggagagggggccGTAGGGCTGAGGGCCGGCTCTGCCTTAGGCTGCCTGAGGTGCCTCCGCTTTTCCGGGCCTTTTCGCGTTAACAGGCCCCGCCTCGCCTCCCTCAGGTATCAGCGCCCCGTGAGCTTCTCAGAATCGGGCCGGCCAGAGTGTCATTtcaggaaactgagatgcagTGCAACCCACGACCTCGCAGTGAGTCTGTGAAGGACCCCGGACTGAACTGCCTGCTCCCCTCTCAGTTCGTGCTGTGGGGTGTGCAAAAATGAGCGATCAGTCGATGCAATGCACTACTGACACTGCGTGCATTATAGCATTTAGTCTTCAGACACCTTGGGCGGTGAGGTGGGGGAGAGGTATTATCCATAATGGGGAAACAGAGCCTTAGATTAaagcagcttgcccaaggtcctAAGTAGCACAGTCTGTTTGTAAACTTCAGAGTTTAAAGAAGGTGCTGTTCAGAACCAGCACTTCTCAGATTTAATGTGCATACTAATAacttggggatcttgttaaaatgcaggtggTGGTTCATTAGATCTGGAGAGAGGCCTGATGGTCCCAATCTCCCAGacgctgctggtctggggacttCACATTGAGTAGGAGGCTCTAAACCACTGGGCTGTATTTCCTAGTAGATCAGTGTTCACCTGTCTGAAACCAGCAGTGATAGTGACACAGTTAACTGTGCTAAAGTCTATGGCTTTccaaagggaagagagggaaactTTGTAAAAGGTGTGTTTGAATTTAGCTTTGATATGTCAGACGGATACTTGGAGAGAGCCTTCTAGGCCCGTGGGAGGCTAGTGGGAGTGAATGGGGGGCAAGAGCACCTGAATGGGGGGCAGTTGATGAGTGAGTGCCGAGTAGGGCGATAAGGCAACAAAGATTTAGGTGGATGGTGGCAATTTATTCTCTAGGCAGATGGGAACCTTACATGCTTTTGAAAGCTATCAGAGGAAGTTCAGTGATTGGACCTGTGTTTTAAAAGGTCAACTTTGTTAGTAACTGATTGGAGCCAGGGAGCCCAGCTAGGAAGAAGGCTAATACAATGGTTCAGGCAAGCAGGAATCACCTCACTTGTGCCCCTTTTGCCTTCTTCCAGCTGTATGTATGCCTGGAGGTTGACTCCCAACCCACCAAATTTTGGCATTTCTAGTGCTCAAATAGACTTGAGATCCTGTCTGCTTTGGACATGCCCCCACTCCACAGAAAGGAGTGATCTTTGTCCATTTCTGCCACTAGGAACTATGGGGTGTTCTCCCTTCTTATCACCACTCCACACTTGCCCATGCCTGTCACTTGGTGTAATGGAAGGAGCTCCATTTTGGAATTAAATGGCCTTGCTCCGCTGCTTCCCAGCcatgtcaccttgggcaagttacttggtCAGGGctcaagtttcctcatctataaagtgagaataattcatctttgcatatttttttttgagaattaagtgagattcTATAGGCAGATGCCTGGCACACGCAAGGTGCCTAACAGGTTTCCCTTTCCTTAGCTCTTGTTATGCAAACAGTTTACCATATATTTGTTCAACCTTAACTGAGCTCTTTatctgtgccaggcagtgttacACACTGGGTGTATGGGGGGAGGAATACTGACCTGCCCTTGAGGAACTCCTAATTGTTTCAGGGAGACAAACAGATCTGGGTCTAGGTGTGACAGACAGGTATTTTGATAGAGGTGGGTGAGCAGAGAGTGCTTTGGGAGCATAAAGGAGGTTCAGATCAGAGGGATCCTGTTCCAGAGGAAGAAACGGTTGGCTGAGATTTGAAGTATGTATCACTTAATCTCACCTCATTgttgtcaaagaatgttttgtgCCTTTTCTGGGAGACAGAAgagcacagtagttaagaacaCAAgcttttggatttgacaccaccTCCTCCCTACTAGCCATTTGATTCTGGAGAAGTTACTTATCTCtgtgagctttagtttcctcatctatgaaatagggATGGTGTCTACCTCTTTGTGTGGCTGTGAGAACTAGGTGAGATAAtggatgtaaagcacttagcccagGCCTAGGGGTCAGAGTTCCTGGGTTTCCCCTTAGTTGCTTTGGAAAATTCAGGTCTTGAGGACTTTATTGAAATAGTTTTCCTcagcagcatttattgaatgcatacTGTGTTTATCTAGTtcaatgtctggcatatagtaatgttcaatgaatatttattgaatgaatgtgtAGATTACAAGGAAATATAAAACATTGTCCCAACCATCCAAAGATTTACAAACCAGATGGGCGTTATCTATTAAAAAGGTGAATTGTGGTACAACTTTATGCACATAggaggagtggggaagagaaaTATACAGTCGATTTTCCAACTATGGCCATGGAGAGTACCTGGCATTCTGTAGGTAGTTGGAATATTGTTAATGAAATCAAGTTGTGCAGATCTTTTTCAAGTtagcagaaaatattaaatacaattttttcttaAGCTTTTCTCCCATCACCTGTTTTTAAACCCTTGTTTCTGGTTACCACTTACCTGCCCTAAATTTAGTTAGTTGGTATCTAAGTGTAATCcacaaaattaaatgtttattgatttctagtttaatataTCAGTAGTTTATGGCATTCTGCAAAGAGCACCATGGCTTTCAAGTTTAGGTTCACTGAgtaaaggaaagaaggggaaaatgattGTGGGAGGGTTGTGTATGTGGTGAAAGGGAGACCACTGCTGAAAGAGAAGAGGCTAGGGAAATGAGGACTTGAGAAGAGGCCAAGCCATGCCTTTAGGGCTAGGACACTGATATCATCTAAATCTTCTGTGAGGGATATGagtaagcacagagagtctgAGTCTTTGTATCTGTGTAGTCCAGTGGCACACGGGAGAACCCAGCACATTTTGGTTTGCTGTATTACAGGTGGCCCATTAGGGGAAGCAGTGGCTCTTTGGGCTAAGGGAGAATGCAGAAGAGACTGGTCCCTGTCAGTCCCAGGTCATAGTGatactttgcatttttattgttttacaattTTCCCAAAACACTATAATAACTACTGTGAAAAAGATAGGTTAGGTATTATCTTTGTTTTAGAGGTAGTAAATTGCTTTGCCCAAggccattcatccatttattatatatttattaagtgctgtCTGTGTGCTGGTATACAAAGACGAATCAAACATTGACTTTGCCTGGTAGTAGAGAGAGAAATAATTACTATAGCAATTTCCATATTAATAGAGATGAGTTCATCCTTTTAACTCTAGGAAAGTTATAGGAAGATTTCTTAGCAGAAGTGATGTCTGAGTTGAATCTTGAAGGCTCAGGAAGTTGCTGGACAGATAAGTAATCAGTGCATGGTATATAGAAGCATGAAGGAGCCTAGTTTATGTGAGGAATTAAAAGTAGTTCAGTATTGCTGGGCACAATGTGCATATCAGGGAGTGTCAGAAGATGAAGGTGGAAGAGGCAGCTCATGAAAGGCCTGGGAGATCATATGCACGAGTTTAGGGTCCTGTTGACCATAATTGGAGAAGGGACTGACAGACTAGTTTGTGTTTTAGTAGAAATTCCTCTCATGACAGGGTAAAAGCTGGGATCAGTGTGGAGTAGAAAATGAGGTGAAAGGGAGACCAGTTAGTGTAAATGAGCACAAGTTCCCTGAAgtgaggaaaggaaatatttataaggTAGCATTGACGGTGACTGGATGTAGGGGAAGAGggtagaaaaaaaagataattactaTGTTTATTACCCAGGACATGGATTCCTGGGTAAATGGTCTTATTCTCTGAAATAAGAAAAGGAGGTATGAATAGGAAGGAACTGAGTTTGTTTGGGGGAATTCAGGTAAATGTATCTGTCAAATATTTGGCTATATTTGTTGTTCAGCACGGGTGCCTGAGTTGGACGTTACTTATAGATGATAACAGATAAAACTATAGGAATAAAAAGTTCTCCAAAGGAACATCTATGGGATAAGAAGAGGGCTGGGAATAGAATTCTGAGGCATAGCTAGAAAACCTGCCCTTAGCCttttgcaaaaaaatatttttgtgtataaagTTTATACCTTTGCATCTCCccttcacatttaaaattttggcttTCCTAGATCATGTGATCCTCTCCAGTCTTATTATAATCGGATGATTTTTTagtaggatgattttttttttttttttttttttttttttttttttttagtaggatgattttatttatttatttattatttatttatttgctgctccacgtggcatgcgggatcttagttccccaaccagggatcgaacccataccccctgcagtggatgcgtagagtcttaaccaccggaccgccagggaagtcccagtaggatgattttttaaacatagtttttgaatatgcaaaattacaaaatttagAAGGTACAAAAGAGAATTGAGATATATTTGTTGTACAGTGTACTGTTTTAGTAACCACtagatatgcaaaaataaattggTATATGGAGACAAACCAGATTGCTTTTAGACCATCTGTAGAGGACTTTACCTCTACTCGTCATCTTCTGAACATGTCCTGGAATACAAGCTAGTGTAGGTCTAAAGTTAacttattgaaaaagaaaaacttttttttctgtttcagtctGCCATTCAAGTTTTTGTACTTATCCACCTTTTTCCTTGAAGAAACTTATaaaacctgaattttaaaaatcttgggtTCTGTCGATAGTTATATTTGTAGACTTAATGTTGCTTTTCATAGTTGCCAGATATCCTTGGGAAGATGTCCCAAAGAATACCCATGTACAAAagccttttttcttaaaagaatgttgaaagaaataaattatatatctgaaacatgaaaatgtgatttttaacaCACGTGactgatttttgctttctttgggaTTTGTTTCAATTTCAGGTTTGCATCGCCAGCTTCTATATGttacttcctttatttttgtcggatattatcttttaaaacGTCAAGACTGTATGTGTGCTCTGAGGGACCATGATATGTTTGCATATGTAAAGTCACATCCAGAGGATTTTCCTGAAAAAGGTATTTCAAGTTAATTGTAGAAAACTTCTTTCTTATTCTGTATCATTTTCCCTGGTTAATCTTATTTATGCCTATGCCTTCAGTGCCTTCTGTATTCTGTTGACTTCCATATCTTTGTCTATAGACCAGAATTCTCTTGAATTCATATATCCAGTTTCTGGCTGAGTATCTCTGTGTCCCTCAGACAGCAGACAACTCATGTCCCCTCTGCTTGCCCAGACCTCCTGTTCTTCTGTGTCCTGCTTCAGTGAATGGCACACTGTCCACCTAGGCTCTCCAGCCAGAAGCCTGGGAATCATCTTCAAGTCTGTGTCTTTGACTTCCCATTAGTCATCAAGTCTAACCGTTCTAATCCCTAAATAATTCTCAGCTCTGAACTCTCCTCTCTACCCTTGCCACTACCCTGGTTCAGGCCCTGGTAATCTCTTGTGTGGCTCTTGCACTTGCCTCCAGCTTGCCTCTGCCTTTAGTCTTACCAAAAATCACATCTGTGTGGATAAATATGGATGTGCTTAAAATAGCTATCCATTGCCTTTTGGATAAAATCAAGACTCCCTAGGATGGCTTGTTTTCCCAGGCTGAGCTAATTACCTGGTAGAAACACTTAACTCATACCTCTTATCCACCCCTTATCACCCACAGGCTGTGTTGTGTCCCTCACTGGACCGTAGCTTCATCTTTGTTTCTCCAGCCTCCAGCACAGAGCctacacatagtaggcacttaataaataatgGCTGGCCTGAACTACATAGAGCCCTGCCTCATCTCCTGCCTCATGAAGTGCTGTCCTGAACCTGCCCTATATTGCTTTGTACATGCTATACCTCCTTAGTCCTCCTCTTGCCCCATTTCCACTCTGCGCACCCAACAAATTCCTGCTCAAGATTCATCATCTCAATGAAGCCTTCATCCAGCTATAGACAGGAATTTCCTTAGCATACTCTACTTATCTTTGTGCAGCTGTGAATATAACTGTAATACAGCTGTTTTCTTGTTCAGATTTTATACAGATACACAATATAGATGTGTACatatgtgaatgaatgagtgtaggaaatttttgaaattttgtaaatatatagatttttagaTTTTCCTATTTATGAAAAGTATAATATTAAGCATTTAAATTTCATCAGACTGAATGATGATGTGTAGGGTCCTATTTAGCTCTGAAATTGTATTACTCTAACATTTCCCTAGCCTTCAGTCACATATGTGATGTTTATGGTGGATCAGAAAGGCAACTTTTTTTTGCCAATGAAGAGCTCAAAGACTAATACAAAGCCATGAATAGTAGGTGTATCAGGGATGGGAAATACGCAGAACTGCTGGATGTTAGATCTGAAAAAGGAATCTTGGGAATATTGATTTCTAAGAGGGAGACCCAGTATTAGTTAGTCCTCAGTCCCAGACCTCTGGCTCTTTGCCTCCACATTTCCACTAGCTCCCTCTGGCAGTGAGTGTAGCCTCACGGGCTCATTCTCTCTGAGCAGCAGATTACTGGCAAGTGTGCCAAGAGCCTTCTGCACGGACAGTGCAGTCATGGAGAGCTTGAACGCCTCGGCTCCTGGCCCCTCcctattcattccttcttttaCCCCTTCAGCTAGGATCCCCCTGGCAGCCCTTTGCCCCTCCAGATAACCATCTGGATGTCACCACAGATTCTTCCAAAGTTATTCTTCATTCAGTGGAACAAAATGCCTCAGTGATTGCCAAGCCATGGTTGAGGACTAGAAAATAAGGCAGTTCTTAAAAGAATATTAagtgttaatttttcttcaggaaatatgattttttaaacacaattttaaaatcttctgtgatctttctttttatagataagaaaacttacGGTAAAATTCTTGAAGAATTCCATCCAGTGCGTTGAAGTCTCCAAAATGCTTGCTCCAGTTTCACTGATACCGgttttttctgaattttgtggAACTGTTTCTGTGACATCTGAAGTTTATGTTAATCTATACATTAACACCTTGTGATTAAAATGATCATCATAAGCACTCTGACTCCTTTTTGTCATAAGAAAAATAGTTCATCAGAGAATGGTCAGTTTCCATTTACCTAGTTTTAAGAAGCCATCTGGCAGATTTAAAAATGGGGTTCTAGTTCAGAGTTGGCAAGCTatagcctgtgggccaaatctggctcaCTGCCAATACAATTTTACTGGACACAGCCAAGcttatttgtttatctgtttatggCTGCTTCCATGCTACTGCagcagagttgagtggttgtgacagagacctaatggtctgcaaagcctaaaatatttaatatatggccctttacagaagagTTTTGCCTGCTCCAGTTCTAATGCCAAGTGAAACCAAGCAAGCCAGATTATGGAAGGTTTTGTGAGTCGTGCAGAATAATTTTGACTTGATTCTGTAGGTAGTGGAAAGTCACTAAATGATTTTAAATAGGAATAACATGGTCATGTTTGTATTACTGAGCTCTCTGCAACAACATAGAGGGTGGTTGAGAAGGAGGAAACTCAAGACCAGGAGAACAGCTGACACGGCAAAGGGGTCTCAGCTCTTAGATGGATCATCCTGGAGAAAGTGGGCTCAGTAGCTAATTCTGTCCACAGTGGAGCTTGGTGCAATTAGAAGTAAGAGATCCCACCTAACTAGAATGAGGTTACTCTTTATGGCTTATCAAGTCCAAATGCTTGTCCAAAAAGTTTTTGTTTCCAAAGTCAGATTTTATAATCAGATTAGGTTTTGGAGATTAATAAAAGTGTTTGTTTATATGTGATTTCAAATTAGGTGGCAGTCTGAATATAAGCAGATGGGCAAATCAGATGGTTCCATCTCTCTTCTTTTGAGTCttacttgttaaaaatgaaattgaaaaaaaaaaaatgaaattgtgtcTGAGAAAGTACTTTAGAGGTTAATAAAGATATGTACAAATACAAGGTATTTTTTATTGCTACTGCAATAAATATAGTTCACCTGTGCTCAGCAGGTGTAAGAGTGTGAACCACTCAGagttggtgtcttttttttttttttttttttgcagtacgcgggcctctcactgttgtggcctctcccgttggggagcacaggctctggacacgcaggctcagcggccatggcttacggccccagccgctccgcagcatgtggaatcttcccggaccggggcacaaacgtatctatgtggaacctagaaaaatggtacagatgaaccggtttgcagggcagaaatagagacacagatgtagagaacaaacatatggacaccaaggggggaaagtggcaggggggtgggggtgggggtgggatgaattgggagattgggattgacatatatacaccaatatgtataaagtagataactaataagaacctgctgtataaaaaagtaaattaatttttttttaaaaaaagagaagttaggggcttccctggtggcgcagtggttgagagtccgcctgccgatgcaggggacacgggttcgtgccccggtctgggaggatcccgcatgccgcggagcggcagggcccgtgagccatggccgctgggcctgcgcgtccggagcctgtgctccgcaacgggagaggccacagca carries:
- the NDUFC2 gene encoding NADH dehydrogenase [ubiquinone] 1 subunit C2, with the translated sequence MMNGRPDRVPLQFLPNEARSLPPPKLTDPRLFYVGFLGYCSGLIDNAIRRRPVASAGLHRQLLYVTSFIFVGYYLLKRQDCMCALRDHDMFAYVKSHPEDFPEKDKKTYGKILEEFHPVR